Proteins from a single region of Pseudomonas fulva:
- the ngg gene encoding N-acetylglutaminylglutamine synthetase — protein MRATAHNQRLLRGQSPSYERLQARFAEEHGDGISQPQIVHCGWGRLLIGHTFPDAAVLAEELLSEQPGERDIALYVAAPQQVLAHAPQQLFLDPSDTLRLWFSDYRQARRGFRGFRVRRAQTEADWQAINCLYQTRGMLPLDPEKLTPRHQGGPVYWLAEDEDSGAVIGSVMGLNHQKAYQDPELGSSLWCLAVDPACSRPGVGEVLVRHLVEHFMSRGLSHLDLSVLHDNGQAKKLYAKLGFRELQTFSIKRKNGINQPLFLGPGPDDKLNPYARIIVDEARRRGIDAQIDDAEAGLFTLSQGGRRIRCRESLTDLTSAVTMTLCQDKRLTHRTLSRAGLSLPAQRLAGSAEDNAAFLAEHGSLVVKPVDGEQGQGVAVDLRTPAEVQAAIERARPFDERVLLESYHEGFDLRIVVIGFEVVAAAIRRPAEVLGDGRHTIGELIDAQSRRRQAATGGESRIPKDAETLRTLHAAGYDYDSVLPQGKRMAVRKTANLHTGGILEDVTGILHPTLADAAVKAARALDIPVVGLDLLVPAADQPEYVFIEANERAGLANHEPQPTAERFIDLLFPLSHGVGD, from the coding sequence ATGCGAGCCACTGCCCACAACCAACGCCTTCTCCGGGGCCAGTCCCCCTCTTACGAGCGCCTTCAGGCACGGTTTGCCGAAGAGCACGGCGATGGCATCAGCCAACCGCAAATCGTCCACTGTGGCTGGGGCCGACTGCTGATCGGCCACACTTTTCCGGATGCTGCGGTACTGGCCGAAGAGCTGCTCAGCGAGCAGCCCGGCGAGCGCGATATCGCACTGTATGTAGCGGCACCGCAACAGGTGCTGGCCCACGCCCCGCAGCAGCTGTTTCTCGACCCTTCGGACACCCTGCGCCTGTGGTTCAGCGACTACCGCCAAGCACGCCGCGGTTTTCGCGGTTTTCGCGTGCGTCGCGCGCAAACCGAAGCGGACTGGCAGGCGATCAACTGCCTGTACCAGACCCGCGGCATGCTGCCGCTCGACCCGGAGAAGCTCACCCCGCGCCACCAGGGCGGCCCGGTCTACTGGCTGGCCGAGGATGAAGACAGCGGTGCGGTGATCGGCAGCGTGATGGGTCTCAATCACCAGAAGGCCTATCAGGATCCGGAGCTGGGCAGCAGCCTCTGGTGCCTGGCCGTCGACCCGGCCTGCAGCCGACCTGGCGTAGGCGAAGTGCTGGTACGTCACCTGGTCGAGCACTTCATGAGCCGCGGCCTCAGCCACCTCGACCTGTCGGTGCTGCACGACAACGGCCAGGCCAAGAAGCTGTACGCCAAGCTGGGCTTTCGTGAACTGCAAACCTTCAGCATCAAGCGCAAGAACGGTATCAACCAACCCCTGTTCCTCGGCCCAGGGCCGGACGACAAGCTCAACCCCTACGCGCGCATCATCGTCGACGAAGCCCGTCGACGTGGCATCGACGCGCAGATCGACGACGCCGAAGCCGGCCTGTTCACCCTCAGCCAGGGTGGTCGACGTATTCGCTGCCGCGAGTCGCTGACCGACCTGACCAGCGCCGTCACCATGACCCTCTGCCAGGACAAACGCCTGACCCATCGCACCCTGAGCCGCGCCGGCCTGAGCCTGCCGGCCCAGCGCCTGGCAGGCAGCGCCGAGGACAACGCCGCCTTTCTGGCCGAGCATGGCAGCCTGGTGGTCAAGCCCGTGGATGGCGAACAGGGCCAGGGCGTTGCCGTGGACCTGCGCACCCCTGCCGAGGTGCAGGCGGCTATCGAGCGCGCCCGCCCGTTCGACGAACGCGTCTTGCTGGAGAGCTACCATGAAGGGTTCGACCTGCGCATCGTGGTGATCGGTTTCGAAGTGGTCGCCGCGGCGATTCGCCGTCCCGCCGAAGTGCTCGGTGACGGTCGCCATACCATCGGCGAACTGATCGATGCGCAAAGCCGTCGCCGCCAGGCCGCCACCGGGGGCGAGAGCCGCATCCCCAAGGATGCCGAGACCCTGCGCACCCTGCATGCAGCCGGTTACGACTACGACAGCGTGCTGCCCCAGGGCAAGCGCATGGCCGTGCGCAAGACCGCCAACCTGCACACCGGCGGGATTCTCGAAGACGTCACCGGCATTCTGCACCCCACGCTTGCCGATGCGGCCGTCAAGGCGGCTCGCGCGCTGGACATCCCGGTGGTCGGCCTGGATCTGCTGGTACCTGCTGCGGATCAGCCCGAGTACGTGTTCATCGAAGCCA